In Opisthocomus hoazin isolate bOpiHoa1 chromosome 12, bOpiHoa1.hap1, whole genome shotgun sequence, the sequence tgcagctgaggagctggaaaAACAGGTTGTGCACGGCGGGGTGCgaagggggggagctgggcgctGAGCACCGCGCACTCGTTGCACCCAGCaacgggctgggggctgcgtgctGCCCACCCCCCGCACCCATCCGGCACGGTGCCAGGTCCCGGGTGCCATAACCCtgtgcccgggggtgccgggggggcctctccccaccgccagcccccctgccccggcacgATCCTGCCCAGCTGGCCCCATCGGCTCCCCCAGCCCGTGGCCTTTGCCGGGGGTCCAGGCTGGCATCGTGCTGGCGGGTCCTCCCCGGCTGGGTTGGGAGCaggggggcagcccccagcccggggctcgGCGATCGCTCCCCACCCGCCTCCGTCCCACCGCCGCCTCCGAATCCCTGGGCCGCTCCCGGGTTGACGTAACCCCGTGGGGCGGCGGGACCGGCAATGGCGGCAGCGGCCTGGTGCCCGGCGTTCGGGCGTGCTGCGCTGCCTCCCGCCCCGGGCACGACGCCTTCCCGCTCCGCGCGGCGCGGGTCACGCCGGGGCCGTGGCGGCCGTGCCGGCAGGGTGCCGCTGGCCGTAAGAAACCGTCTCCCAGACAAAGGGTGTTTGTTCGGGAGCTCCCAGCAGCGCGGCCCCGGCTCATGTGATGCCTGCTGACCGCCACGGTGCCGCTCGGAGCCTCccccgggctgcccgcggccccaGCTCATACCACGCCGCAGCGTGGTGCCGGGACGTCGCCTGCCCTGGTCTGtggtgggtgccgggggtcccTGCAGACCCCTCGCAGGGGAGGTGCTGAAGGGTGCCGGGGCAGGTGGGTGCCCAGCTGCTGCCCTGTGCCTCGCGTGCACTGGGGCTGGCTGATGTCCCCTCCTGCGGACACATGGTCGCGGTCCCCCGCCACGCCGGGGCTCGAGGACCCCCATGGGTCACCATAACCCACCGGGCTTGCAGTGCTGACGTCCCCTCCTGCAGACACATGGTTGCGGTCCCCCATGGGTCACCATAACCCACCGGGCTTGCAGTGCCCTGTGGATCAGCCCCCATAGGacccccagccaggctgctgggggTCTGGGTGCCAGCGCGGGCGAGCGGGTGCTGCCcttgtttttctgtgaaaagcagcctgcccccagcccagccgctCTCCCTGCCCCCAGTGAGCTTTGCGGACTGCGGCGCGCAGCGGCGTGCCGTGTACCTCTCGGACAACACGCGCTTCAAGGTGAGCAGGGACGGCGTCGTCTCTGCAACCCGGCCCCTGCAGCTCCAGCGGCGGGAGATCAGCTTCTCCATCCACACCTGGGACTCCGCGGGCAAGAAGCATTCGGCCAGGGTGACCGTGAGCAGGCGGCAGCACCGTCGCCgtcgccaccaccaccaccaccaccagcagcagcaggtaaagCGCAGCCCCTCACCCCGGGGTCACCTCAGCCCCTCTCCCTGGGGCAGAGCGTGCAGAGGGTTTGGCGAAGTGCTGGCACCGAGCCGAGCCGCACTCCCTGTAGGACATGGCCCCCGATGTGCTGACCTTCCCCGAGCCCGGCCACGGCCTCCGGCGGCAGAAGAGGGACTGGGTCATCCCCCCCATCAACTGCCCCGAGAACGAGCGCGGGCCCTTCCCCAAGAAGCTGGTGCAGGTGCGCGGCCCCCCGGGGACGGGGCGCAGggcaggggggtccccggggcgctGGGACCCCTCTGACCCCTCCGCTGCCTCGCCGCCAGATCAAATCCAACAAGGACAAGGAGACCAAGGTTTTCTACAGCATCACGGGGCAGGGGGCGGACACCCCCCCCGTGGGCGTCTTCACCATCGAGCGGGAGACGGGGTGGCTGGAGGTGACGAAGCCGCTGGACCGGGAGGAGATCGATAAATACGTGGTGagtggggggccggggcggggaggggccggTCCCCGGGGCCGTGCGCGGGCTGACGCTGCCCCTCGCAGCTCTTCTCCCACGCCGTGTCGGCCAAcgggcagcccgtggaggaccccatggaGATCATCATCACCGTGACGGACCAGAACGACAACCGGCCCGTCTTCACCAAGCAAGTCTTCATCGGCTACATCGAGGAGAACGCGAAGCCGGGTGCGTGGGGGGCCGGCGAGCCGGGGGCCGCACGGCTGGGACCGCACCGAGCCCCGAGCCGGAGCTGGGCCGAGGTGTCCGGTGGGGTTTGTCCCACGAGTAAAGTCTGCCCTGCTCGTCCCCGTGCCAGGCACGTCGGTGATGACCGTGAACGCCACGGACGCGGACGACGGCATCAACGTGAACAACGGCATCATCGGCTACTCCATCCTCAGCGAGGAGCCCAGGAGCGCCCAGCAGATGTTCACCATCGACCCGGAGAAGGGCGTCATCAGCGTCATCGGCACGGGGCTGGACCGGGAGGTGGGCGCCCTGGCCGCATCGCGGGGTCCACGTGGCAGCTCCGCGGTGGGGCTCGCTGCGGGCAGCCGGGGTGCCGGAGCCCCAGGGTCCGGCTGGTTCGGGGACTCGCCACCCCTGGGTCACTGTCCCTGCTCCGGGGGTGTCTGCAGCCCCAGGCCCATTGGGGGTCTgcgctggggacactgcaggGGCGTCCCCGGAGGAGGGACCCGCACTGGAGCCCGTCCCTGCCCTAACGGCACTGGTTTCTGCTTGCAGACCACTCCCAACTACACGCTGATCATCCAGGCTGCGGACCAGGAGGGCATGGGCCTGACCAACACGGCCACCGCCATCGTGGAAGTCACCGACGCCAACGACAACCCTCCCGTCTTCGACCCCACCATGGTACCCGAGCCGGCTCCTGCGAGCCGCTGCCCTCCGCGGCCGCTGCGGcacgagccccccgccccggggtgccTGGCGCCGGCCGGGTGACCGTCCCCGTCCCCTCTCTTGCAGTACGAGGGGACGGTGAACGAGAACgaggtgggggtggtggtggcccGGCTGCACGTGACGGACCGGGACGCGCGGGGCTCCCCTGCCTGGCAAGCTGTCTACCGCATCAAGAGCGGGGACCAGGACGGCGACTTCAGCATCGCCACCGACCCCAGAACCAACGACGGCGTCCTGAGAACCGCCAAGGTGGGTGCTgccgccgcgcagccgccccggcgccGGCCGCCTCCCGGCCGGTGCTACCCCAGCGGCTCTGTGCCCCCCCTCCCAGGGCCTGGATTACGAGAGCAGGAGCCGCTACGAGCTCGTGGTGACCGTGGAGAACGCCGTCCCCTTCGCCGTGCCCCTGTCCCTCTCCACGGCCAGCGTGCTGGTGATGGTCACCGACGTGAACGAAGCCCCCGTCTTCGTGCCCCCGGTCAAGAGGGTGGAGGTGATGGAGGACCTGCCGCTGGGCCACCAGGTCACCTCCTACACGGCCCAGGACCCGGACAAGGACCAGAGGCAGAAGATCACGTGAGTGGGGGGGTtggcggcggggggctgggccggggggcccgaggggctgtgctgcagagcatccccccccccgctgaccccccgctcgccccaggtACCGCATGGGCAGCGACCCCGCGGGGTGGCTGGCCATCGACCCCGAGAACGGCATCGTCACGGCGGCCCAGCCGCTGGACCGCGAGTCGGTGCACGCCATCAACAGCACCTACAAGGCCGTCGTCCTGGCCGTGGACAGCGGTGAGGAGCCCCTTGCTCGCCCTGCGGGAGGGGCTGCCACTGcccaccggggctgggggggccgggaccccctccccaggcaccttGCTGACCCCTGGCCCTGCAGGGTCGCCGGATGCCACCGGCACGGGgacgctgctcctcctgctccaggaCGTGAACGACAACGGGCCCACGCCGGAGCCGCGGCTCTTCGACGTCTGCAGCCGGCAGCCCGAGGAGCAGACGCTGAGCATCGTCGACAAGGACCTGCCCCCCAACACCCACCCCTTCCAGGCAGCGCTGGAGCACGGCTCCGGTGCCAACTGGACCGTCAGGGTGACCGGACAAGGTAGGTGCCGCCCTTTGGTGGGGACACCCAGCCTGGGCCAGGtcccaggacccccagctcccGGCGCTCCGCAGCGCAGCCAGTGCCGGCCCCGTGATGGGCACCGGGCTGGGGAACCGCGGCGTGGCAGAGCCCCGCGCCCCaaagcggggagcggggccgcgtcCCCGAGCCCACCCCCTCTCTCTGCGGCAAGACCTGCTGGTGCTGAGGCTGGTGAAGGAGCTGGAGCCGGGGGAGTACAGCGTCTTCCTGCGGCTGACGGACGGCCAGGGCAAGGCGCAGGTGACGCCGGTCCGGGCTCAGGTGTGCGACTGCGAAGGGCCGGCCAAAAACTGCGAGCGGCGAGCGTTCGTCGCCAGCGGCTTGGGCGTCCCCGCCATCCTGGGCATCCTGGGCGGCATCTTGGCGCTGCTGAGTGAGTaccgggggacggggacggggacagggaggcagcggggccaCCCTCACCCTGACGCTGCTGCCCTCTGCTCgcagtcctgctgctcctgctgctgctctttgtcaggaggaggaaggtggtgaAGGAGCCGCTGCTCCCGCCCGAGGACGACATGCGGGACAACGTCTACCACTACGACGAGGAGGGCGGTGGCGAGGAGGACCAGGTGGGACAGCGGTGCCAGCCCGCACCCTGCCCGTGGGTCCCCGCAGCAcccttgctgctccctgagcCACAACAGATGCTGGGGATGCACAGGCTACTGGGGACCTGCTCGTCCCTGTGTCCCTTGCTGTGGTCACCGGTGCCCACGGTGCTTCCGGTCCTTCCCGCTGTGGGGTAGCCAGTGGCAGGTCCTGGCACCGTCCCTTGAACATCATGTCctggtgtccccctccccaggattATGACCTGAGCCAGCTGCACCGGGGCCTGGACGCCCGCCCGGAGGTGATCCGCAACGACGTGGCCCCCCCTCTGATGGCTGCCCCCCAGTACCGGCCCCGGCCTGCCAACCCCGACGAGATCGGGAATTTCATCGATGAGGTGAGCCCTGAGCCCGAGCACCGTGTGGGaagcccccagccatgttggggTGCTCCCCAGCTGGCAGCGACCCCAGCCCAGGGGGTCCAGGGTGATGAAGTGGTTTGGCAATGTCCCCCCATCCATACTGGGCAGTTACCCCAGCCCAGGGGGTCCAGGCACtgaccccctctgccccccacccccagaacCTGAAGGCAGCCGACACGGACCCCACGGCCCCCCCCTACGACTCCCTGCTGGTGTTCGACTACGAGGGCAGCGGCTCGGAGGCCACCTCGCTCAGCTCCCTCAACTCCTCCGCCTCCGACCGCGACCAGGACTACGACTACCTCAGCGACTGGGGCAGCCGCTTCAAGAAGCTGGCGGACCTCtacggcggcggggaggaggacgACTAGgaacccccccagcccggcccggccggcagcTGCCCGGTGCAGGCAGCTCACCTCATTTCACCCGGCCGGGCTCGCATCGGTCTTTGCCCACGGGGCAGCCAAACCCCCACTCCAACACCCCCCTCAGCCTGGTGTCCATGTCCCCCTCGTTCAGCGCAGGGGAAGCTTGGGGTGACCAGGGCTGGGGGCATTTTCTGGGGAGCCTGTGTGTTTCCTAGCCCCACCCTTGGCTCCAGGCAGGGTATCCTGGAGCCGAGGCGCTCCTGGCTGCGTGGGGCAGGACCAGCTCCCGGCGTCCCCGTGCTGCCGGCTGGGGCTCGGTACCTCTCCTCGGGCAGGGACAGGCCCCTGACGCCTCCCTCCTGTTGCtgcgggggggaaaaaagggtttTTCCGGCGCTCTCCGACATACCTCGTGCTCCCAGCCCCCACACAACCGCCGACCTGCCGCCACGCTCCGCCCGCAAGCGTGGCACCGGAGAAGCGGGGCGTCCCCGGCACCACGTCTCTGCCGGAGCGGGGCGAGGCGACTGATAAACGCAGACCAAAGATGTGCCGTCACGTGCCGTACGTGAGGGAATTATATTTGATAGAGTACTTGCAGGcagatttctatttttctgtatcCCAGATTGTTGTATGATTTCCTCCTGCGTCGTGCCAGGCATAATTATCGCGCAGTCAATGAAAGGCGTTTTAAGAAATCAAATGGCTTTACTGAAATTCTCAACTCTGTTTTTAGCTGTCGTCgtggtttgtattttttatcATGGGGAAAAGGGTCTGATAAGGGCTAGGAAGAAGCGATGGCCTAGTGTTAATTGATTGTATGGTTTTTATATAAAATTGAAATAATAAATTGTTTTAAGAAAACCCAACAGCCCTTTTCTGCGCGTGGCTCTGCTGCTTTCACTGGCCTGCCCCACTGAGAGCCGTTCCTCAGCACGGCCACGGCCGCTGCTCGCTCCAAAGGGCAGACGGCAAGCGCCCGGCTCCACGTAACAGGGACAGATCGATAACGGAGCGCGTGTTTCCTCAGCCCGAGGGGCTGTGAGGACACAGGGCTGGCAGCTAACAGCCCGTCACGGCTTTGCCTTGCCTGGACGGGCCGTAGGGAAAGGAGGAGCAGGACACGGTGTAGAAACCCAGCTTGTGCCTTCTCAGCGGCGGCTGTACTTTCTGTGCATGGTGCCTGGCCCGACGCCCTGCCCAGCGCAGGCCAGGCGAGGCTGTTAGCGAGCGCGAGTTATCCCTGATGTTTGTCCAACTCCATAACGGCCGTGACCTTGCTTCGGAGGCCCTGCCCAGTAACAAAACACAAAGGAGTAACAGAGACGAGGACCATGTCCCAGGGCGCTGGGAGGCTTTTAAACACACAGCAGCCTGGGAGGCTGGCAAAGGATGGGCAGCCATCCTGCCTCGTTAGTCCTGGACCGGCAAGATGCTAATTTCTGTGCTTTGCAATGCCCCCACAAGCGGTTTATTCCGAAGGCAGGTCTGGGCACTGACCCGAGCACAGGTGGCAATGCCTGCCTCGcacacctcctcctccacacGACCCTGACGATACGCAGATGCCTTTGGGCTCTCCCTTTGCAGGCAGAATTGCTGGCTGCTCTCTGGAAGCTGCTAACTTTTGCCGGGTGCAGCCGGAGCATCTCCCAGAATATCTGACCCGCTGGAGGGGTTGGTGTTGGTGATACCTGCGGGGATGGGGGCCCACACCGCCGGCCTCCCACCCAGCaccaggctgggctggggacagctgcgTCCCCTGCACTGCCTGCTGGGACGAAGACAAGCCCCCAGCTGCCAGGACTGAGGGGCAACATTCACTGGTATGCAGCTCTACCACCAACCCCGTTGGCAGCTCCCCGGCCACAGGGCCGGTCTCCTGTCAGGGCAAGCtccaagatcacagaatcccagcgtggcagggtttggcagggccctctgtgggtcacccagcccaaccccctgcccaagcagggtcacccagagcaggctgcacagcaccgcggccaggcgggtctggaatatctccagagaaggagactccacagcctccctgggcagcctgggccagggctccgtcaccctcagagggaagaagttcttcctcgggttcagacggagcttcctctgcttcagtttgtgcccgttgccccttgtcctgtcgctgggcaccactgcaaagagtctggccccatcctcctgacccccaccctgcagatatttagaggcatttctaaggtcccctctcagccttctcttctccaggctgaacaagcccagctccctcagcctctcctcgta encodes:
- the LOC142362776 gene encoding cadherin-1-like — protein: MAPPRGRPAPLCLLLLLLLLLQAEHRRCERAAPCQPGFTAETFALGAPRDSVAAGQALGRVSFADCGAQRRAVYLSDNTRFKVSRDGVVSATRPLQLQRREISFSIHTWDSAGKKHSARVTVSRRQHRRRRHHHHHHQQQQDMAPDVLTFPEPGHGLRRQKRDWVIPPINCPENERGPFPKKLVQIKSNKDKETKVFYSITGQGADTPPVGVFTIERETGWLEVTKPLDREEIDKYVLFSHAVSANGQPVEDPMEIIITVTDQNDNRPVFTKQVFIGYIEENAKPGTSVMTVNATDADDGINVNNGIIGYSILSEEPRSAQQMFTIDPEKGVISVIGTGLDRETTPNYTLIIQAADQEGMGLTNTATAIVEVTDANDNPPVFDPTMYEGTVNENEVGVVVARLHVTDRDARGSPAWQAVYRIKSGDQDGDFSIATDPRTNDGVLRTAKGLDYESRSRYELVVTVENAVPFAVPLSLSTASVLVMVTDVNEAPVFVPPVKRVEVMEDLPLGHQVTSYTAQDPDKDQRQKITYRMGSDPAGWLAIDPENGIVTAAQPLDRESVHAINSTYKAVVLAVDSGSPDATGTGTLLLLLQDVNDNGPTPEPRLFDVCSRQPEEQTLSIVDKDLPPNTHPFQAALEHGSGANWTVRVTGQDLLVLRLVKELEPGEYSVFLRLTDGQGKAQVTPVRAQVCDCEGPAKNCERRAFVASGLGVPAILGILGGILALLILLLLLLLFVRRRKVVKEPLLPPEDDMRDNVYHYDEEGGGEEDQDYDLSQLHRGLDARPEVIRNDVAPPLMAAPQYRPRPANPDEIGNFIDENLKAADTDPTAPPYDSLLVFDYEGSGSEATSLSSLNSSASDRDQDYDYLSDWGSRFKKLADLYGGGEEDD